A region of Pyxidicoccus parkwaysis DNA encodes the following proteins:
- a CDS encoding cyclic peptide export ABC transporter has protein sequence MNLLLLLLRRSRGAVILAVCFGLVTGAASAGLIAHINAVLASGGTLADRGTVLGFMALGVLMLGARIASQLLLTRLQTGTTFALRDELSQRILATPLRRLEELGTHRLLATLVDDVQSVTQGLLCLPPLLINGGIILGCLTWLAVMSRVVFFALLIFAILGVASYLLPTRRIVGLLRESRRTDDRFFRDLRSLTNGLKELKLHRERRAAFLTQELFPTAEELKQLQVRVSTLHTFTTSWGMSLFFFFIGLLLFALPGIAPVSPSTLVGYTLAVLYLQQPLDSTMTLLPMLGAGTVALQHIDALALASPAPTEETLPPARLTASPARIDLVGVTHAYRREGEDTPFTLGPIHLTLRPGEVLFVVGGNGSGKTTLAKLITGLYAPESGELRVDGKPVAEAEREQYRQLFSTVFSDFHLFDTLLGLAPGAVAERARAYLQRLQLDRKVRIDASGALSTTELSAGQRKRLALLTAYLEDRPVYLFDEWAADQDPMFKEVFYRELLPDLKAAGKAVVVISHDNRYFDVADRLVRLDSGAIVADESQKRNTDGSEPSPAASPSAASGTGLRL, from the coding sequence GTGAACCTGCTCCTCCTGCTCCTGCGCAGGTCACGCGGAGCCGTGATACTGGCAGTGTGTTTCGGGCTCGTGACGGGCGCCGCGAGCGCGGGGCTCATCGCCCACATCAACGCCGTGCTGGCCAGCGGCGGCACACTGGCGGACCGCGGCACGGTGCTCGGCTTCATGGCACTGGGAGTGCTGATGCTGGGGGCCCGTATCGCCTCGCAGTTATTGCTGACCCGGCTCCAGACGGGAACGACCTTCGCCCTGAGGGATGAGCTCAGCCAGCGCATCCTCGCGACACCGCTGCGCCGGTTGGAGGAGCTGGGCACACATCGGCTACTGGCGACGCTGGTGGACGACGTCCAGTCCGTCACGCAGGGGTTGCTGTGTCTCCCACCGCTGCTCATCAACGGCGGCATCATCCTGGGATGTCTCACCTGGCTCGCGGTGATGTCTCGCGTGGTGTTCTTCGCGCTGCTCATCTTCGCGATACTGGGTGTCGCAAGTTACCTGCTCCCCACGCGGCGCATCGTCGGGCTGCTTCGTGAGTCTCGCCGGACGGATGACCGCTTCTTCAGGGACCTGCGCTCGCTGACGAACGGGCTGAAGGAGTTGAAGCTCCACCGCGAGCGCCGCGCGGCGTTCCTCACGCAGGAGTTGTTCCCCACGGCGGAGGAACTGAAACAGCTCCAGGTGCGGGTCTCCACGCTCCACACCTTCACGACGAGCTGGGGCATGAGCCTGTTCTTCTTCTTCATCGGGCTCTTGCTCTTCGCGCTGCCGGGCATCGCTCCGGTGTCTCCGTCGACGCTGGTGGGCTACACGCTCGCCGTCCTCTACCTCCAGCAGCCGCTCGACTCGACGATGACGCTCTTGCCCATGCTGGGCGCGGGCACCGTCGCGCTCCAGCACATCGACGCGCTGGCGCTCGCGTCACCGGCCCCAACGGAAGAGACACTCCCTCCCGCAAGACTCACCGCGTCACCGGCCCGCATCGACCTCGTCGGCGTCACCCATGCGTACCGGCGCGAGGGAGAGGACACGCCCTTCACGCTGGGTCCCATCCACCTGACGCTGCGGCCGGGCGAAGTCCTCTTCGTGGTGGGCGGCAACGGCAGCGGCAAGACGACGCTCGCCAAGCTCATCACCGGCCTCTACGCGCCCGAGTCCGGCGAGCTTCGCGTCGACGGGAAGCCGGTGGCCGAGGCGGAGCGCGAGCAGTACCGCCAGCTCTTCTCGACGGTGTTCTCGGACTTCCACCTCTTCGACACGCTGCTGGGCCTGGCGCCCGGCGCGGTGGCGGAGCGGGCGCGCGCCTACCTCCAGCGGCTCCAGTTGGACCGCAAGGTGCGCATCGACGCGAGCGGCGCGCTCTCCACCACGGAGCTGTCCGCCGGTCAGCGCAAGCGGCTGGCGCTGCTGACGGCGTACCTGGAGGACCGGCCCGTGTACCTCTTCGACGAGTGGGCCGCGGACCAGGACCCCATGTTCAAGGAGGTCTTCTACCGGGAGTTGCTTCCGGACCTGAAGGCGGCCGGCAAGGCCGTGGTCGTCATCAGCCACGACAACCGGTACTTCGACGTGGCGGACCGGCTGGTGCGGCTGGACTCTGGCGCCATCGTCGCGGACGAATCCCAAAAGCGGAACACCGACGGGTCCGAGCCCTCTCCGGCCGCAAGTCCCTCGGCTGCAAGCGGGACGGGCTTGCGCCTATAG
- a CDS encoding OmpP1/FadL family transporter, which yields MKKTLSLVTLLAAGASQAAGFQIDTQSARSTGMGNASTAVLDDSSAIYSNAANILGVKTLDITVGDTGILPSLQFTPTGGTAQGQKMTLSPPPHVFVVYRPFEKAAFGLGAYTPYGARSRWVDDFVGRFKGRESSLAAYYINPTFAYQVHERIRLGVGVDVVRSTVELKRSLNFVQSEGEVHLGGGAWGVGFNAGLQAEILPGELSVGVHYRSAVSTTFKGDADFQNVPLEFQSRLVDQAVEADVKFPATLSLGLATQPLERLTLALDIQLVDWASFQSLTIRFPGNPALDNPVAKKWVAKAKYHLGAEYALTPAVQLRGGFVVDLSPSPAETLTPDLPDADRYKLTVGAGYKLGNLRADAAYQLVLLADTESKAPGIDGTYSGTAHVFGVTLGYSL from the coding sequence ATGAAGAAGACGCTCTCCCTCGTGACATTGCTCGCCGCCGGCGCCAGCCAGGCCGCGGGCTTCCAGATTGACACCCAAAGCGCACGCTCGACGGGCATGGGCAATGCGTCCACCGCCGTGCTGGACGACTCGTCGGCCATCTACTCGAACGCCGCCAACATCCTCGGCGTGAAGACGCTGGACATCACCGTCGGCGACACCGGCATCCTGCCCAGCCTCCAGTTCACCCCGACGGGTGGCACGGCGCAGGGCCAGAAGATGACGCTGTCCCCGCCGCCGCACGTGTTCGTCGTCTACCGCCCCTTCGAGAAGGCGGCGTTCGGCCTGGGCGCGTACACGCCCTATGGCGCGCGCAGCCGCTGGGTGGATGACTTCGTGGGCCGCTTCAAGGGCCGCGAGTCGAGTCTCGCGGCGTATTACATCAACCCCACCTTCGCGTATCAGGTGCACGAGCGCATCCGCCTCGGCGTAGGCGTGGACGTGGTGCGCAGCACGGTGGAGCTGAAGCGCTCGCTCAACTTCGTCCAGAGCGAGGGCGAGGTGCACCTGGGCGGCGGAGCCTGGGGCGTGGGCTTCAACGCGGGCCTCCAGGCGGAAATCCTGCCGGGCGAGCTGTCGGTGGGCGTGCACTACCGCAGCGCGGTGTCCACCACGTTCAAGGGCGACGCGGACTTCCAGAACGTGCCGCTGGAGTTCCAGTCGCGGCTGGTGGACCAGGCGGTGGAGGCGGACGTGAAGTTCCCGGCGACGCTGTCGCTCGGGCTCGCGACGCAGCCCCTGGAGCGGTTGACGCTGGCGCTGGACATCCAGCTCGTGGATTGGGCGAGCTTCCAGTCGCTGACCATCCGGTTCCCCGGCAACCCGGCGCTGGACAACCCGGTGGCGAAGAAGTGGGTGGCGAAGGCGAAGTACCACCTGGGCGCGGAGTACGCCCTGACGCCGGCGGTGCAGCTCCGCGGAGGCTTCGTGGTGGACCTGTCGCCCAGCCCCGCGGAGACGCTGACGCCGGACCTGCCGGACGCGGACCGCTACAAGCTCACCGTGGGCGCTGGCTATAAGCTGGGCAACCTGCGCGCGGACGCGGCGTACCAGCTCGTGCTCCTCGCGGACACGGAGAGCAAGGCGCCGGGCATCGACGGGACGTACTCCGGCACCGCGCACGTGTTCGGCGTGACGCTGGGCTATTCGCTGTAG
- a CDS encoding Crp/Fnr family transcriptional regulator: MSYSQLLAQVSIFEQLGADELEQLSALLRTRRYAKGEVIFHQGDVGTSLYIIRKGEVAIRLASPDGKEVILALLDRGDFFGELALLDGEPRSTDAVAREETDLLSIQREDFRLFLDARPKVALGLLATLSRLVRHVTQLVHDTTFLDARARLVRVLLELARNQGQQGAEGVVIPQKLTQTELANLCGLTRESTNKWLRFYVREGLLSYEGGRITLVHPARLVREAE, from the coding sequence GTGTCCTATTCGCAGCTCCTGGCCCAGGTCTCCATCTTCGAACAGCTTGGCGCTGACGAGCTCGAGCAACTGTCTGCGCTCCTGCGCACCCGGCGTTATGCCAAGGGGGAGGTCATCTTCCACCAGGGTGACGTGGGGACCTCGCTCTACATCATCCGCAAGGGTGAGGTGGCCATCCGGCTCGCGTCACCGGATGGGAAGGAAGTCATCCTGGCGTTGCTGGACCGGGGGGACTTCTTCGGGGAGCTGGCGTTGCTGGATGGGGAGCCTCGCTCCACGGATGCGGTGGCGCGGGAGGAGACGGACCTCCTCTCCATCCAGCGCGAGGACTTCCGCCTCTTCCTCGACGCGCGGCCCAAGGTGGCGCTCGGGCTGCTCGCCACACTGAGCCGGTTGGTGCGGCACGTGACGCAGCTCGTGCATGACACGACGTTCCTGGATGCACGGGCGCGTCTGGTGCGCGTGCTCCTCGAACTGGCACGCAATCAGGGCCAGCAGGGCGCGGAGGGTGTGGTCATCCCGCAGAAGCTGACCCAGACGGAGCTGGCCAACCTGTGTGGCCTTACCCGCGAGAGCACCAACAAGTGGCTGCGCTTCTACGTCCGCGAGGGCCTGCTGTCGTACGAGGGTGGACGCATCACCCTGGTCCACCCCGCGCGGCTGGTGCGTGAGGCGGAGTAA
- a CDS encoding cyclic nucleotide-binding domain-containing protein has translation MPRTSASASLLPSSSPRPEPAPVATSPREAKNLGTELLVAGDLEGALAAFQEAVTLAPEDVSCRQKVAEVLQRLGRIREATAEYEAAARLWDEQGWMLRAMGLCKVILQLDPDHPRAAALLADLRARRGLPEPGGEAPPVKRLRPHTPPRVLRPEVVAQLLRPHPLFSRLEPRLLLLVAEAFKPHLVDAGEPILMRGDPARALYLLLRGRCEVFHQHLDGHESAYPDLIEGDVFGEVALLRSKLVTASVRAKTACLLLKLDRQAFEQLVSAEPELRRDLQRLGAERLCRTALLLTRSR, from the coding sequence ATGCCTCGGACCTCCGCATCGGCGTCTCTCCTTCCCTCTTCATCCCCACGGCCGGAGCCGGCTCCAGTCGCCACCTCTCCCCGGGAAGCCAAGAACCTCGGCACTGAATTGCTCGTCGCGGGAGACCTGGAGGGTGCGCTCGCCGCGTTCCAGGAGGCGGTCACGCTGGCGCCGGAGGATGTCTCCTGCCGGCAGAAGGTCGCCGAGGTCCTCCAGCGCCTGGGACGCATCCGCGAGGCCACGGCCGAGTACGAAGCGGCCGCGAGACTGTGGGACGAGCAGGGCTGGATGCTGCGCGCCATGGGGCTGTGCAAGGTCATCCTCCAGCTGGACCCGGACCACCCGCGCGCGGCCGCGCTGCTCGCGGACCTCCGAGCGCGGCGTGGGCTGCCCGAGCCCGGCGGCGAGGCCCCGCCGGTGAAGCGTCTCCGGCCCCACACGCCGCCCCGCGTGCTGCGCCCGGAGGTGGTGGCCCAATTGCTGCGCCCCCACCCTCTCTTCTCCCGGCTGGAGCCGAGGCTGCTCCTGCTGGTGGCCGAGGCCTTCAAGCCCCACCTCGTGGACGCGGGTGAGCCGATACTGATGCGAGGTGACCCTGCCCGGGCGCTCTACCTGCTCCTGCGAGGGCGGTGCGAGGTGTTCCACCAGCACCTGGACGGCCACGAGTCGGCGTACCCCGACCTCATCGAGGGAGACGTCTTCGGGGAGGTGGCCCTGCTGCGCAGCAAGCTGGTGACGGCCTCGGTGCGGGCGAAGACGGCATGTCTGCTATTGAAACTGGACCGCCAGGCCTTCGAGCAGCTCGTCTCGGCGGAGCCCGAGCTGCGCCGTGACTTGCAGCGGCTGGGGGCCGAAAGACTGTGCCGCACTGCTCTGTTGTTGACGCGGTCCCGATAG
- a CDS encoding adenylate/guanylate cyclase domain-containing protein, with the protein MQVLQIVMNPGLPDEQSFQLGEGVTFIGRDVENQISVLHRSLSRQHARLDTAGGKVVLTDLQSKNGTFVGGTRITRHELRAGDTFSCGAVTFRLLGDNAETLVSPMLTHESRALSQVSIQELLGTREAVRSSALKLGTTPAVERDRDKLQILLKVSQFLSSPGTIESLMERSLELVFQVLEVDRAVILLVDPGTKVLRPHVARTSDGAKDLSQVYSRHITTYVQQHGVAALFADARLDPRLDTAESVVQQSIYAAMCAPLKAREELLGVLYLDNLRRPERFSQEDLEFLSSFANQVGIALENSMLYRRIEQEAIRRNNYQRFFPPSALERLEQSSTGMELGAREAEVTTLFSDICGFTQLSSTMRPTDVVDMLNAYFPNMADIVFEQEGTLEKYIGDALMATWGAPFPHPDDADRALRAAVHMQQALLRLNEQRRARNQVELQIHIGLNSGPVAAGNIGSKRFLQYATIGDTTNVASRVCSAASAGEILITQSTHDLLTDKRWPLERLPPTSVKGKDAPLTLYRVDWLRDTRVKR; encoded by the coding sequence GTGCAGGTGCTGCAGATTGTCATGAACCCGGGGCTGCCCGACGAGCAGAGCTTCCAGCTCGGCGAGGGCGTCACGTTCATCGGGCGCGACGTGGAGAATCAAATCTCCGTCCTCCACCGCAGCCTGTCGCGCCAGCACGCGAGGCTGGACACGGCCGGGGGCAAGGTCGTCCTCACGGACCTGCAGAGCAAGAATGGCACCTTCGTGGGCGGCACGCGGATTACCCGCCACGAGCTGCGCGCGGGAGACACCTTCAGCTGCGGCGCGGTGACGTTCCGCCTCCTCGGCGACAACGCGGAGACGCTGGTCAGTCCCATGCTGACCCATGAGTCGCGCGCGCTGTCCCAGGTGTCGATTCAGGAGCTGCTGGGGACGCGCGAGGCCGTCCGCTCCTCCGCGCTCAAGCTGGGCACCACGCCAGCGGTGGAGCGGGACAGGGACAAGCTCCAGATTCTGCTCAAGGTGAGCCAGTTCCTCTCGTCCCCGGGCACGATTGAGAGCCTGATGGAGCGCTCGCTGGAGTTGGTGTTCCAGGTGCTCGAGGTGGACCGCGCCGTCATCCTGCTGGTGGACCCGGGCACCAAGGTGCTGCGGCCGCACGTGGCCCGGACGTCGGACGGCGCCAAGGATTTGTCCCAGGTCTACAGCCGGCACATCACCACGTACGTGCAGCAGCACGGCGTGGCCGCGCTCTTTGCGGATGCGCGATTGGACCCGCGCCTGGACACGGCGGAGTCCGTGGTGCAGCAGTCCATCTACGCGGCCATGTGCGCCCCGTTGAAGGCCCGCGAGGAATTGCTGGGCGTGCTCTACCTGGACAACCTCCGGCGCCCGGAGCGCTTCTCGCAGGAGGACCTGGAGTTCCTGTCGTCCTTCGCGAACCAGGTGGGAATCGCCCTGGAGAACTCGATGCTGTACCGGCGCATCGAGCAGGAGGCCATCCGCCGCAACAACTACCAGCGCTTCTTCCCGCCCAGCGCCCTGGAGCGGCTGGAGCAGTCATCCACCGGAATGGAGCTGGGCGCGAGGGAAGCCGAGGTGACGACGCTCTTCTCGGACATCTGCGGCTTCACGCAGCTCTCCTCGACGATGCGTCCCACCGACGTGGTGGACATGCTCAACGCGTACTTCCCCAACATGGCGGACATCGTGTTCGAGCAGGAGGGAACGCTGGAGAAGTACATCGGCGATGCCCTGATGGCGACGTGGGGCGCGCCCTTCCCGCACCCGGACGACGCCGACCGCGCGCTGCGCGCCGCCGTGCACATGCAGCAGGCGCTCCTGCGGCTCAACGAGCAGCGCCGGGCGCGCAACCAGGTGGAGCTGCAAATCCACATCGGGCTCAACAGCGGCCCCGTGGCGGCGGGGAACATCGGCTCCAAGCGCTTCCTCCAGTACGCGACCATTGGTGACACCACCAACGTCGCCAGCCGCGTGTGCAGCGCCGCCAGCGCGGGCGAGATTCTCATCACGCAGAGCACCCACGACCTGCTCACGGACAAGCGCTGGCCGCTGGAGCGGCTGCCCCCCACTTCCGTGAAGGGCAAGGACGCGCCGCTGACGCTCTACCGCGTCGACTGGCTCCGTGACACGCGTGTGAAGCGCTGA
- a CDS encoding 2,3-dihydro-2,3-dihydroxybenzoate dehydrogenase yields the protein METNSRVALVTGAAQGIGAAVARALADGASIAALDVNAAGLDSLVTELRARGCRALGYAVDVGDSAAVEAVVERIEREQGPIGILANVAGVLRMAPAVSLSDADWEATFSVNTHGVFHVSRAVARRMVPRKTGVIVTVGSNASHVPRMQMAAYAASKAASSMFTRCLGLELAQHGIRCNVVSPGSTDTAMQRALWTDERGAEAVIAGSPESFRLGIPLRRLADAADIAEAVRFLVSDGARHITMHDLCVDGGATLGA from the coding sequence ATGGAGACGAACTCCAGGGTGGCGCTGGTGACAGGCGCCGCGCAGGGCATCGGAGCCGCGGTGGCGCGTGCGCTGGCGGACGGCGCCTCCATCGCCGCGCTCGACGTGAATGCCGCGGGGCTCGACTCCCTCGTGACGGAGTTGCGTGCGCGCGGGTGCAGGGCCTTGGGCTACGCGGTGGACGTGGGTGACAGCGCCGCGGTGGAAGCGGTGGTGGAGCGCATCGAGCGCGAGCAGGGCCCCATCGGCATCCTCGCCAACGTCGCGGGTGTGCTGCGCATGGCTCCCGCCGTGTCGCTCAGCGACGCGGACTGGGAGGCCACCTTCTCCGTCAACACGCACGGTGTGTTCCATGTCTCGCGCGCCGTCGCGCGGCGCATGGTGCCCCGGAAGACGGGCGTCATCGTCACCGTGGGCTCCAACGCCTCGCACGTGCCGAGGATGCAGATGGCGGCGTACGCCGCGTCCAAGGCCGCGTCCTCCATGTTCACCCGCTGCCTGGGGCTGGAATTGGCCCAGCACGGCATCCGCTGCAACGTGGTGTCTCCTGGCTCCACGGACACCGCCATGCAGCGCGCGCTGTGGACGGACGAGCGCGGCGCCGAGGCCGTCATCGCGGGCTCGCCCGAGAGCTTCCGCCTGGGCATTCCCCTGCGCCGCCTGGCTGACGCCGCCGACATCGCCGAGGCGGTGCGCTTCCTCGTCTCCGACGGCGCCCGCCACATCACGATGCACGACCTCTGCGTCGACGGCGGCGCCACGCTCGGCGCCTGA
- the dhbC gene encoding isochorismate synthase DhbC has protein sequence MIPKSIVENVTASLAAQLLESYEAGSSFFFASPRRTLLARGTFATVPPTVGEDALERLPGRVRSVLDDARQADHDIPVVVGAVPFDGTVPAQLVVPMTIQRAGPLVFDKADSVHRPLGAHYTVQPVPEPAAYLHGVERALTLMQSGPLRKVVLSRSLHLHAAAPIDMRQLLRNLAWRNPSGYTFAVDLPPSEDGTTGARTLIGASPELLVSRSGFQVLANPLAGSAARSADPVVDQERARALLTSPKDLHEHAVVIDAVAEALRPYCKTLEVPAGPSLVSTATMWHLSTRIIGELADPSISSLTLAAALHPTPAVCGYPTQLAHEAIGSIEPFERGYYTGAVGWCDASGDGQWAVTIRCAEADERTLRLFAGAGIVAGSRPESELAETEAKFRTMLQAMGLGQGAEVQP, from the coding sequence ATGATTCCTAAATCCATTGTCGAAAATGTCACGGCGAGCCTCGCCGCGCAGTTGCTGGAGAGCTACGAGGCCGGCTCTTCGTTCTTCTTCGCCAGCCCCCGCCGGACGCTGCTGGCGCGTGGCACGTTCGCCACCGTTCCCCCCACCGTCGGTGAGGATGCGCTGGAGCGGCTGCCCGGGCGCGTGCGCTCCGTCCTCGACGACGCCCGGCAGGCGGACCACGACATCCCGGTGGTGGTGGGCGCGGTGCCCTTCGACGGCACCGTCCCCGCGCAGCTCGTGGTGCCGATGACGATTCAGCGCGCGGGGCCGCTGGTGTTCGACAAGGCGGACTCCGTGCACCGTCCGCTCGGCGCGCACTACACGGTGCAGCCGGTGCCGGAGCCCGCCGCGTATCTCCACGGCGTGGAGCGGGCCCTGACGCTGATGCAGAGCGGCCCGCTGCGGAAGGTGGTGCTGTCCCGCTCTCTGCACCTGCACGCGGCGGCGCCCATCGACATGCGGCAGCTGCTGCGCAACCTCGCGTGGCGCAACCCCTCCGGCTACACGTTCGCGGTGGACCTGCCTCCCTCGGAGGACGGCACCACGGGCGCGCGCACGCTGATTGGCGCGAGCCCGGAGCTGCTCGTGTCGCGCTCGGGGTTCCAGGTGCTCGCCAATCCGCTGGCGGGCTCGGCGGCGCGCAGCGCGGACCCGGTGGTGGACCAGGAGCGGGCCCGCGCGCTGCTGACGTCGCCCAAGGATTTGCACGAGCACGCGGTGGTCATCGACGCCGTCGCGGAGGCGCTGCGTCCGTACTGCAAGACGCTGGAGGTTCCGGCGGGGCCGTCGCTCGTCAGCACCGCGACGATGTGGCACCTGTCCACGCGCATCATCGGTGAGCTGGCGGACCCGTCCATCTCCTCGCTGACGCTGGCCGCGGCGCTGCACCCCACGCCCGCGGTGTGCGGCTACCCGACGCAGCTGGCTCACGAGGCCATCGGCTCCATCGAGCCCTTCGAGCGCGGCTACTACACGGGCGCCGTGGGCTGGTGCGACGCGAGCGGTGACGGCCAGTGGGCGGTGACCATCCGCTGCGCCGAGGCCGATGAGCGCACGCTGCGGCTCTTCGCGGGCGCGGGCATCGTCGCCGGCTCGAGGCCCGAGTCCGAGCTGGCGGAGACCGAGGCGAAGTTCCGCACCATGCTCCAGGCCATGGGCCTGGGCCAGGGCGCCGAGGTCCAGCCATGA
- a CDS encoding (2,3-dihydroxybenzoyl)adenylate synthase — protein MTSPAHHLPGCPTWPEAFAARYRAAGYWRGETFGQLLRERARLHAERTAVVAGDQRWSYRELDERADRLAAGFLALGIQPRDRVVVQLPNVAAFFEVVFALFRIGALPVFALPAHRSAEIGYFCEHAEAVAYVIPDRHGGFDYRTLAAQVREKVPGLKHVIVAGNAGPFTALSSLPTEPGALPEPRASDVAFFQLSGGSTGVPKLIPRTHDDYLYSVRASADICQLDTSSVYLCALPVSHNFPLSSPGVLGILHAGGTVVMASHASPDVAFPLIERERVTLTALVPPLAMVWLDAAKARRHDLSSLRVLQVGGARLSNEAARRVRPTLGCTLQQVFGMAEGLVNYTRFDDAEELIVTTQGCPISPDDELRVVDEDDREVAPGELGQLLTRGPYTIRGYYKAEAHNARAFTSDGFYRTGDLVRLTPEGYLVVDGRVKDQINRGGEKVAAEEVENHLLAHPAVHDAAVVAIPDAFLGERTCAFVIPRGTPPATTALTAFLRERGLAAFKIPDRVEFVDAFPQTGVGKVSKKSLREALTRSAAAKTASPSPR, from the coding sequence ATGACGTCCCCGGCTCACCACCTCCCGGGCTGCCCCACGTGGCCGGAGGCCTTCGCGGCCCGCTACCGCGCGGCCGGCTACTGGCGCGGAGAGACCTTCGGGCAGCTGCTGCGTGAGCGCGCGCGGCTTCATGCCGAGCGGACGGCCGTCGTCGCCGGAGACCAGCGCTGGAGCTACCGCGAGCTCGATGAGCGCGCCGACCGGCTCGCCGCGGGCTTCCTCGCCCTGGGCATCCAGCCGAGAGACCGCGTAGTGGTGCAGCTCCCCAACGTCGCCGCCTTCTTCGAGGTGGTCTTCGCGCTGTTCCGCATCGGCGCGCTGCCGGTGTTCGCCCTCCCCGCCCACCGCAGCGCGGAGATTGGCTACTTCTGCGAGCACGCCGAGGCGGTCGCCTACGTCATCCCCGACCGGCACGGCGGATTCGACTACCGCACCCTGGCGGCCCAGGTCCGCGAGAAGGTGCCGGGCCTGAAGCACGTCATCGTCGCCGGCAACGCGGGCCCCTTCACGGCGCTGAGCAGCCTGCCCACCGAGCCCGGCGCGCTGCCGGAGCCCCGGGCCAGCGACGTGGCCTTCTTCCAGCTCTCGGGAGGCAGCACCGGCGTCCCCAAGCTCATCCCACGCACGCACGACGACTACCTCTACAGCGTGCGCGCGAGCGCGGATATCTGCCAGCTCGACACGTCCAGCGTGTACCTGTGCGCGCTGCCCGTCTCACACAACTTCCCGCTCAGCTCACCCGGCGTGCTCGGCATCCTCCACGCGGGAGGCACGGTGGTGATGGCATCGCACGCCAGCCCCGACGTGGCCTTCCCGCTCATCGAGCGCGAGCGCGTCACCCTCACCGCCCTGGTGCCGCCGCTGGCGATGGTGTGGCTGGACGCGGCGAAGGCGCGCCGTCACGACCTGTCCAGCCTGCGCGTGCTGCAGGTCGGCGGAGCCCGGCTCAGCAACGAGGCGGCGCGGCGCGTCCGGCCTACGCTGGGCTGCACGCTGCAGCAGGTCTTCGGCATGGCCGAGGGCCTGGTCAACTACACCCGCTTCGATGACGCCGAGGAGCTCATCGTCACCACCCAGGGATGCCCCATCTCCCCGGACGACGAGCTGCGCGTCGTGGACGAGGACGACCGCGAGGTGGCACCCGGAGAGCTCGGCCAGCTGCTGACGCGTGGCCCGTACACCATCCGCGGCTACTACAAGGCGGAAGCGCACAACGCGCGGGCCTTCACGTCCGACGGCTTCTACCGCACAGGTGATTTGGTGCGACTGACGCCCGAGGGCTACCTCGTGGTGGACGGCCGCGTGAAGGACCAGATCAACCGCGGCGGAGAGAAGGTCGCGGCCGAGGAGGTGGAGAACCACCTGCTGGCCCACCCCGCCGTGCATGACGCCGCGGTGGTGGCCATCCCCGACGCCTTCCTGGGCGAGCGCACCTGCGCCTTCGTCATTCCGCGCGGCACGCCTCCGGCCACGACGGCGCTCACCGCGTTCCTCCGCGAGCGTGGACTGGCCGCCTTCAAGATTCCCGACCGGGTCGAGTTCGTCGACGCCTTCCCTCAAACGGGCGTCGGCAAGGTCAGCAAGAAGTCGCTGCGTGAGGCGCTCACCCGCTCCGCCGCCGCGAAAACCGCCTCCCCCTCTCCGCGCTGA
- a CDS encoding isochorismatase family protein, which translates to MALPAIAPYPMPGTADLPRNKVSWSPEPRRTALLIHDMQRYFINAFTAGQSPVSELVSNIQRLRQHCAALDIPVVYSAQPGGQTPEQRGLLLDFWGPGINAGPEQKRIIDALAPSEGDIVLTKWTYSAFRRTELHELLRERGRDQLLICGIYAHIGCLQTASDAFMSNVRPFLVADALGDFSLAHHQLALSYASQLCAVTLTTQQAIDSLGAPPPMSRWKLRTDVAELLQVSPADLLDDENLLERGLDSIRIMSLVERWRSAGTEVTFVELAERPSLTDWYALLSRANAQPS; encoded by the coding sequence ATGGCGCTCCCCGCCATCGCTCCCTACCCCATGCCCGGCACGGCCGACCTGCCCAGGAACAAGGTCTCCTGGTCGCCCGAGCCCCGGCGCACCGCGCTGCTGATTCACGACATGCAGCGCTACTTCATCAACGCCTTCACGGCCGGCCAGTCCCCGGTGTCCGAGCTGGTGTCCAACATCCAGCGGCTGCGCCAGCACTGCGCCGCGCTGGACATCCCCGTCGTGTACTCGGCCCAGCCCGGTGGTCAGACGCCCGAGCAGCGCGGCCTGCTCCTGGACTTCTGGGGCCCCGGCATCAACGCCGGCCCCGAGCAGAAGCGCATCATCGACGCGCTGGCTCCGAGCGAAGGCGACATCGTCCTCACCAAGTGGACGTACAGCGCGTTCCGGCGGACGGAGCTGCACGAGCTGCTGCGCGAGCGCGGCCGCGACCAGCTGCTCATCTGCGGCATCTACGCGCACATCGGCTGCCTCCAGACGGCGAGCGACGCGTTCATGAGCAACGTGCGCCCGTTCCTGGTGGCGGATGCGCTGGGTGACTTCTCCCTGGCACACCACCAGCTCGCGCTGAGCTACGCGTCGCAGCTCTGCGCCGTCACCCTCACCACCCAGCAGGCCATCGACTCGCTGGGCGCACCGCCGCCGATGAGCCGCTGGAAGCTGCGCACGGACGTGGCGGAGCTGCTGCAGGTCTCTCCGGCGGACCTGCTGGACGACGAGAACCTGCTGGAGCGCGGGCTCGACTCGATTCGCATCATGAGCCTCGTGGAGCGGTGGAGGAGCGCCGGCACGGAGGTGACGTTCGTGGAGCTGGCCGAGCGGCCCTCCCTCACGGACTGGTACGCGCTGCTGTCTCGCGCCAACGCCCAACCCTCGTAG